In a single window of the Acyrthosiphon pisum isolate AL4f chromosome X, pea_aphid_22Mar2018_4r6ur, whole genome shotgun sequence genome:
- the LOC100168521 gene encoding peroxidase-like, producing the protein MEVEIPEDDHFFVLPLTRRSCMNYVRSVAAMRSDCTFGPREQMNQATHYLDGSMIYGSTEKKMQSLRTKSNGQLLTNINCKRRGEPQYMQREDDQNACQYGIGTCYKAGDVRANGFPQLTVLHTLWMREHNRLAKQLSYINPHWGDERIFQEARKIVIASIQHITYAEWLPALLGENYTRQNGLELLTEGYSNAYNETVDPAVSNSFATAILPFSNSMISDKLNLYPESRIIENNNAELSLNNHFNQPNHVMVHFLDQLVRGLATQNTLEVDMGFSSEIINYLYKFRPEIRGYYYYGMDVLSLDIQRNRDHGIPSYQQFRKYCGLKDIRNKQDMLEILNPEVLKMYRAWNDIELIVGALFEKHEDDAMVGPTMRCIIREQFIRTRIADRYFYDLPKVFNEYQLAEIRKVTLARVFCDNSDNITTMQKNVFLKPTTPDLQLCNSHS; encoded by the exons ATGGAAGTAGAGATACCGGAGGAcgatcatttttttgttttaccacTAACAAGAAGATCGTGCATGAACTATGTGCGCTCGGTGGCAGCGATGCGTTCAGATTGTACATTTGGACCCAGGGAACAA ATGAACCAAGCTACTCATTATTTAGATGGGTCAATGATTTACGGTTCGACGGAGAAAAAGATGCAGTCGTTGAGGACCAAGTCGAATGGCCAACTGTTGACGAATATAAACTGCAAAAGACGAGGTGAACCGCAGTATATGCAGCGGGAAGACGATCAGAACGCGTGTCAGTATGGCATAGGCACGTGCTACAAGGCTGGTGACGTCCGGGCAAATGGGTTTCCCCAACTGACAGTTTTGCATACACTGTGGATGAGAGAACACAACCGGTTGGCCAAACAGCTATCCTACATCAATCCACACTGGGGTGACGAACGCATTTTCCAGGAAGCCAGGAAAATCGTAATAGCGTCCATACAGCACATCACGTACGCTGAGTGGCTGCCAGCGCTGCTCGGCGAAAACTACACCAGACAAAACGGATTGGAACTATTGACAGAAGGGTACAGCAATGCGTATAACGAGACTGTCGATCCGGCCGTCAGCAACAGTTTCGCGACCGCGATTCTACCGTTCAGCAATTCCATGATCAGTGATAAACTCAA tTTATATCCGGAAAGCCGAataatagaaaacaataatGCGGAACTTTCGCTAAATAATCATTTCAACCAACCAAATCATGTAATGGTACATTTCTTGGATCAACTTGTCAGGGGATTAGCTACGCAGAATACACTTGAAGTCGATATGGGATTTTCATCAGAG attatcAATTACTTATACAAATTCCGTCCAGAAATAcgaggttattattattatggaatgGACGTGTTAAGCTTGGATATACAACGAAACCGCGATCACGGTATTCCAAGCTACCaacaatttagaaaatattgtgGGCTAAAAGATATAAGAAATAAACAAGATATGTTAGAGATCCTTAATCCTGAAGTATTGAAGATGTATAGAGCTTGGAACGATATAGAGTTAATTGTAGGTGCATTATTTGAGAAACACGAAGACGACGCAATGGTTGGCCCAACGATGAGGTGTATCATTAGAGAACAGTTTATAAGAACTAGAATTGCAGATAGATATTTCTATGATTTACCAAAAGTATTCAACGAAT atcaACTGGCAGAGATCAGAAAAGTGACGCTTGCCAGAGTCTTTTGTGATAACAGTGATAATATCACAACGAtgcagaaaaatgtatttttaaaacctaCAACTCCTGATTTGCAACTTTGTAATTCCCATTCA
- the LOC115033267 gene encoding peroxidasin homolog, producing the protein MHNLNYYFRYNNSAIQCAKQLTKIKLDRTSLGEMCLSEYYNKTACIGKNLMYRSADGSCNNLKHSSLGKSTTAYKRLLSPIYLNGVNTVRTIDLPGPRYLSNVLLKEEHTPDPVKTMAMAYWTMFIGHDLSHTAMSNMSRIKYITVYIY; encoded by the exons atgcataatttaaattactatttcagATACAATAATAGTGCTATACAATGTGCCAAACAATTAACGAAAATAAAACTAGATAGGACATCTTTGGGTGAGATGTGTTTGTCCGAGTATTACAACAAAACTGCCTGTATTGGGAAGAATTTGATGTACCGTAGTGCTGACGGTTCTTGTAACAACTTGAAACATTCCTCATTGGGAAAGTCAACCACGGCATATAAACGTTTGCTGTCTCCAATCTACTTAAATG GTGTTAACACGGTTAGAACAATAGATCTACCCGGACCTAGATATCTAagcaatgtattattaaaagaaGAGCACACCCCTGACCCCGTAAAAACTATGGCAATGGCGTACTGGACGATGTTTATAGGCCACGATCTATCACACACGGCAATGTCTAATATGAGTAGGATTAAATACAttaccgtatatatatattga
- the LOC100159364 gene encoding AT-rich interactive domain-containing protein 4B isoform X2: MDQSAIGNEMDQGAIGSEVKQSAIGTEIDQNATGSQTDTIGNEMDQGAIGSEMKQSAIGSEMNQNAIETEIDQNATGSQTDTIEIEMDQGAIGSEMKQSAIGSEVNKNAIGTEIDQNATGSQTDTIGNEMDQGAIGSEIDQEKMDIPAVLLKESEIKKEVIESDVITISDDEDESDTIPIGIAIPMHIPITVPCPNNLLIFKRRSTEPKSFKRCLSEPKSFKRCSSEPKPFKRCSSVGVAERRCSSVPIHKNNYDELHEPSECISISSDSGGECSSQLKPKKTLKRKRSLIPTNIEVENTRKTMKPGPKSKTRNIVTVHQMITEAKNLAPGMTLDSSDDSDIEMMLNSDDENDSIENEEEEEDEVEEETEGVDETEETEEVDETEETEEVDETEEVDETEEEGEVEEEQEQEEGQQTLIVPDDDENESNEDGEVLPTIDEDVISISSDDEYGQLLACSQTKTTSAAEERDRLSLSNNVTINQKEDKIMQNNELIKEEIASDDAAEERDRLNLSNNVTINQKEDKIMQNNELIKEEIASDDAAEERDRLSLSNNVTINQKEKKIMQNNKLIKGEIDSDDAADKRDRLSLSNNVTIHQKEEKIMQNNELIKGEIASDDTAEERDHLSLSNNVTINQKEEKIMQNNELIKGEIASDDAVEERDRLSLSNNVTINQEDKIMQNNEILKKENDKITEDENYNNEILKNSLTDSNEILKSGE, from the exons ATGGATCAAAGTGCGATTGGAAACGAA ATGGATCAAGGTGCGATTGGAAGCGAAGTGAAACAAAGTGCAATTGGAACTGAAATTGATCAAAATGCGACTGGAAGTCAAACAGATACAATTGGAAATGAAATGGATCAAGGTGCGATTGGAAGCGAAATGAAACAAAGTGCAATTGGCAGTGAAATGAATCAAAATGCGATTGAAACCGAAATTGATCAAAATGCGACTGGAAGTCAAACAGATACGATTGAAATCGAAATGGATCAAGGTGCGATTGGAAGCGAAATGAAACAAAGTGCAATTGGCAGTGAAGTTAATAAAAATGCGATTGGAACCGAAATTGATCAAAATGCGACTGGAAGTCAAACAGATACAATTGGAAACGAAATGGATCAAGGTGCGATTGGAAGCGAAATTGATCAAGAAAAAATGGATATACCTGCTGTTCTGCTAAAAGAATCTGAAATAAAAAAGGAAGTAATTGAATCTGATGTCATAACAATAAGTGATGATGAAGATGAATCAGAcacaatacctataggtattgctatacctatgcatatacctataacaGTACCATGCCCTAATAATCTGCTTATATTTAAGCGCCGTTCAACTGAACCTAAGTCCTTCAAACGCTGTTTATCTGAACCTAAGTCCTTCAAACGCTGTTCATCTGAACCTAAGCCCTTCAAACGCTGTTCATCTGTTGGGGTGGCTGAACGTCGATGTTCATCTGTtccaattcataaaaataattacgatGAATTACATGAACCATCAGAATGTATATCAATATCATCTGATAGTGGTGGCGAATGTTCATCACaacttaaaccaaaaaaaactcTTAAACGCAAAAGAAGTTTGATTCCAACCAATATCGAAGTTGAAAATACCCGAAAAACTATGAAACCAGGACCTAAGTCAAAAACAAGAAATATAGTAACTGTTCATCAAATGATCACTGAGGCTAAAAATTTAGCACCAGGAATGACACTTGACTCCAGTGATGATTCTGATATTGAAATGATGTTAAATTCAGATGATGAAAATGACTCTATTGAAaacgaagaagaagaagaagatgaaGTAGAAGAAGAAACAGAAGGAGTTGACGAGACGGAAGAAACAGAAGAAGTTGACGAGACGGAAGAAACAGAAGAAGTTGACGAGACAGAAGAAGTTGACGAGACAGAAGAAGAAGGAGAAGTAGAAGAAGAACAAGAACAAGAAGAAGGACAACAAACACTAATCGTTCCAGATGATGATGAAAATGAAAGTAATGAAGACGGGGAAGTATTACCAACAATTGATGAAGACGTTATAAGTATTAGTTCTGACGATGAGTATGGACAATTGTTAGCTTGTAGTCAGACAAAAACCACCTCTGCTGCAGAAGAAAGAGACCGTTTAAGTCTAAGTAACAACGTAACAATCAACCAAAAAGAAGACAAGATCATGCAAAATAACGAATTAATAAAGGAAGAAATTGCCTCTGATGATGCTGCAGAAGAAAGAGACCGTTTAAATCTAAGTAACAACGTAACAATCAACCAAAAAGAAGATAAGATCATGCAAAATAACGAATTAATAAAGGAAGAAATTGCCTCTGATGATGCTGCAGAAGAAAGAGACCGTTTAAGTCTAAGTAACAATGTAACAATCaaccaaaaagaaaaaaagatcatgcaaaataacaaattaataaaggGGGAAATTGACTCTGATGATGCTGCAGACAAAAGAGACCGTTTAAGTCTAAGTAACAATGTAACAATCCACCAAAAAGAAGAAAAGATCAtgcaaaataatgaattaataaaggGAGAAATTGCTTCTGATGATACTGCAGAAGAAAGAGACCATTTAAGTCTAAGTAACAACGTAACAATCAACCAAAAAGAAGAAAAGATCAtgcaaaataatgaattaataaaggGAGAAATTGCCTCTGATGATGCTGTAGAAGAAAGAGACCGTTTAAGTCTAAGTAACAACGTAACAATCAACCAAGAAGACAAGATCATGCAAAATAACGAAATACTAAAgaaagaaaatgataaaataacagaagatgaaaattacaataatgaaaTACTGAAGAATAGCTTAACTGattcaaatgaaatattaaaaagcggagaataa
- the LOC100159364 gene encoding AT-rich interactive domain-containing protein 4B isoform X1 has protein sequence MDQSAIGNEMDQGAIGSEVKQSAIGTEIDQNATGSQTDTIGNEMDQGAIGSEVKQSAIGTEIDQNATGSQTDTIGNEMDQGAIGSEMKQSAIGSEMNQNAIETEIDQNATGSQTDTIEIEMDQGAIGSEMKQSAIGSEVNKNAIGTEIDQNATGSQTDTIGNEMDQGAIGSEIDQEKMDIPAVLLKESEIKKEVIESDVITISDDEDESDTIPIGIAIPMHIPITVPCPNNLLIFKRRSTEPKSFKRCLSEPKSFKRCSSEPKPFKRCSSVGVAERRCSSVPIHKNNYDELHEPSECISISSDSGGECSSQLKPKKTLKRKRSLIPTNIEVENTRKTMKPGPKSKTRNIVTVHQMITEAKNLAPGMTLDSSDDSDIEMMLNSDDENDSIENEEEEEDEVEEETEGVDETEETEEVDETEETEEVDETEEVDETEEEGEVEEEQEQEEGQQTLIVPDDDENESNEDGEVLPTIDEDVISISSDDEYGQLLACSQTKTTSAAEERDRLSLSNNVTINQKEDKIMQNNELIKEEIASDDAAEERDRLNLSNNVTINQKEDKIMQNNELIKEEIASDDAAEERDRLSLSNNVTINQKEKKIMQNNKLIKGEIDSDDAADKRDRLSLSNNVTIHQKEEKIMQNNELIKGEIASDDTAEERDHLSLSNNVTINQKEEKIMQNNELIKGEIASDDAVEERDRLSLSNNVTINQEDKIMQNNEILKKENDKITEDENYNNEILKNSLTDSNEILKSGE, from the coding sequence ATGGATCAAAGTGCGATTGGAAACGAAATGGATCAAGGTGCGATTGGAAGCGAAGTGAAACAAAGTGCAATTGGAACTGAAATTGATCAAAATGCGACCGGAAGTCAAACAGATACAATTGGAAACGAAATGGATCAAGGTGCGATTGGAAGCGAAGTGAAACAAAGTGCAATTGGAACTGAAATTGATCAAAATGCGACTGGAAGTCAAACAGATACAATTGGAAATGAAATGGATCAAGGTGCGATTGGAAGCGAAATGAAACAAAGTGCAATTGGCAGTGAAATGAATCAAAATGCGATTGAAACCGAAATTGATCAAAATGCGACTGGAAGTCAAACAGATACGATTGAAATCGAAATGGATCAAGGTGCGATTGGAAGCGAAATGAAACAAAGTGCAATTGGCAGTGAAGTTAATAAAAATGCGATTGGAACCGAAATTGATCAAAATGCGACTGGAAGTCAAACAGATACAATTGGAAACGAAATGGATCAAGGTGCGATTGGAAGCGAAATTGATCAAGAAAAAATGGATATACCTGCTGTTCTGCTAAAAGAATCTGAAATAAAAAAGGAAGTAATTGAATCTGATGTCATAACAATAAGTGATGATGAAGATGAATCAGAcacaatacctataggtattgctatacctatgcatatacctataacaGTACCATGCCCTAATAATCTGCTTATATTTAAGCGCCGTTCAACTGAACCTAAGTCCTTCAAACGCTGTTTATCTGAACCTAAGTCCTTCAAACGCTGTTCATCTGAACCTAAGCCCTTCAAACGCTGTTCATCTGTTGGGGTGGCTGAACGTCGATGTTCATCTGTtccaattcataaaaataattacgatGAATTACATGAACCATCAGAATGTATATCAATATCATCTGATAGTGGTGGCGAATGTTCATCACaacttaaaccaaaaaaaactcTTAAACGCAAAAGAAGTTTGATTCCAACCAATATCGAAGTTGAAAATACCCGAAAAACTATGAAACCAGGACCTAAGTCAAAAACAAGAAATATAGTAACTGTTCATCAAATGATCACTGAGGCTAAAAATTTAGCACCAGGAATGACACTTGACTCCAGTGATGATTCTGATATTGAAATGATGTTAAATTCAGATGATGAAAATGACTCTATTGAAaacgaagaagaagaagaagatgaaGTAGAAGAAGAAACAGAAGGAGTTGACGAGACGGAAGAAACAGAAGAAGTTGACGAGACGGAAGAAACAGAAGAAGTTGACGAGACAGAAGAAGTTGACGAGACAGAAGAAGAAGGAGAAGTAGAAGAAGAACAAGAACAAGAAGAAGGACAACAAACACTAATCGTTCCAGATGATGATGAAAATGAAAGTAATGAAGACGGGGAAGTATTACCAACAATTGATGAAGACGTTATAAGTATTAGTTCTGACGATGAGTATGGACAATTGTTAGCTTGTAGTCAGACAAAAACCACCTCTGCTGCAGAAGAAAGAGACCGTTTAAGTCTAAGTAACAACGTAACAATCAACCAAAAAGAAGACAAGATCATGCAAAATAACGAATTAATAAAGGAAGAAATTGCCTCTGATGATGCTGCAGAAGAAAGAGACCGTTTAAATCTAAGTAACAACGTAACAATCAACCAAAAAGAAGATAAGATCATGCAAAATAACGAATTAATAAAGGAAGAAATTGCCTCTGATGATGCTGCAGAAGAAAGAGACCGTTTAAGTCTAAGTAACAATGTAACAATCaaccaaaaagaaaaaaagatcatgcaaaataacaaattaataaaggGGGAAATTGACTCTGATGATGCTGCAGACAAAAGAGACCGTTTAAGTCTAAGTAACAATGTAACAATCCACCAAAAAGAAGAAAAGATCAtgcaaaataatgaattaataaaggGAGAAATTGCTTCTGATGATACTGCAGAAGAAAGAGACCATTTAAGTCTAAGTAACAACGTAACAATCAACCAAAAAGAAGAAAAGATCAtgcaaaataatgaattaataaaggGAGAAATTGCCTCTGATGATGCTGTAGAAGAAAGAGACCGTTTAAGTCTAAGTAACAACGTAACAATCAACCAAGAAGACAAGATCATGCAAAATAACGAAATACTAAAgaaagaaaatgataaaataacagaagatgaaaattacaataatgaaaTACTGAAGAATAGCTTAACTGattcaaatgaaatattaaaaagcggagaataa